From a single Streptomyces sp. NBC_00377 genomic region:
- a CDS encoding transposase, with translation MSGLGNRELFRTCARLGLRDGGGDGDAVAQATHMTLSMLAERIEQLTGQIDELNRCLTRLVERHAPQLLVPVGIGPDSAVTLLITMGDNPERLSTEASFAALCGVSPIEYSSGRRTRRRLNHGGDRQANAALYRIVFTRLRFDPRTQAYYERRTQEGKTRREIIRCLKRYAAREVFNLVRTASSAPSL, from the coding sequence TTGTCTGGTCTGGGCAACCGCGAGCTGTTCCGCACATGCGCGCGCCTCGGCCTGCGCGACGGCGGGGGCGACGGGGACGCGGTGGCCCAGGCCACCCATATGACCCTGAGCATGCTCGCCGAGCGCATCGAGCAGCTCACCGGGCAGATCGACGAGCTGAACCGGTGCCTGACCCGGCTCGTCGAGCGCCATGCCCCGCAACTGCTCGTACCGGTGGGCATCGGCCCGGACAGTGCCGTCACTTTGCTGATCACCATGGGAGACAATCCCGAGCGGCTGAGCACTGAGGCGTCCTTCGCCGCTTTGTGCGGGGTCAGTCCCATCGAGTACTCCTCGGGCCGCCGGACCAGGCGTCGCCTCAACCATGGCGGCGACCGGCAGGCGAACGCCGCCCTGTACCGCATCGTGTTCACCCGGTTGCGCTTCGATCCCCGCACCCAGGCGTACTACGAACGCCGCACCCAGGAGGGCAAGACCCGACGTGAGATCATTCGATGCCTCAAGCGATATGCCGCCCGTGAGGTCTTCAACCTGGTCAGGACGGCGTCCAGCGCCCCCTCGTTATAG
- a CDS encoding phosphoketolase family protein encodes MPLGPTTGTTLDTPGTPDRLDREELSALDAHWRAANYLAVGQIYLMANPLLTEPLAPEHVKPRLLGHWGTSPGLNLVHTHLNRVVKARNLDAICVWGPGHGGPAVVANSWLEGSCTETYPDITRDAAGMTRLFRQFSFPGGIPSHVAPETPGSIHEGGELGYSLSHAYGAAFDNAGLLVACVIGDGEAETGPLAASWHSNKFLDPVRDGAVLPILHLNGYKIANPTVLARIPEPELDALLRGYGHEPLHVTGDDPHAVHQTMARAMDEALDRIAAFQHAARTGSVITERPRWPVIVLRTPKGWTGPAEVDGLPVEGTWRAHQVPLQAVRENPDHLRQLERWLRSYRPEELFDEHGRPREQVLACVPDGAHRLGASPHTNGGLLLHDLPMPPLERFAVPVDKPGATAHEPTRVLGDLLAQVMADTGERRDFRLVGPDETASNRLQAVYEASGKAWEGQVLPTDEHLERGGRVVEILSEHTCQGWLEGYLLTGRHGLFSCYEAFVHIVDSMANQHIKWLRVARRLPWRRPIASLNYLLTSHVWRQDSNGFSHQDPGFVDHVLNKSPEVVRVYYPPDANTLLCVADHVLRSRDYVNVVVAGKQPCFDWLDLDAARAHCARGAGIWDWAGTESEPGEPDVVLACAGDVPTLEVLAAASLLRHHLPELAVRVVNVVDVARLLPAEEHPHGMPDSEYDALFTPDKPVVFAYHGYPWLIHRLAYRRANHPHLHVRGYKEEGSTTTPFDMVVRNDLDRYRLVMDVIDRVPGLAVRAAALRQRMADVRYRHHDWIRAHGADLPEVAEWTWSQ; translated from the coding sequence ATGCCACTCGGCCCCACGACCGGGACCACCCTCGACACTCCGGGCACGCCCGACCGCCTCGACCGGGAGGAGCTGAGCGCTCTGGACGCCCATTGGCGGGCGGCGAACTACCTGGCCGTCGGGCAGATCTACCTCATGGCCAACCCTCTGCTGACCGAGCCATTGGCGCCTGAGCACGTCAAGCCGCGACTGCTCGGGCACTGGGGCACCTCACCGGGCCTGAACCTGGTCCACACCCACCTCAACAGGGTCGTCAAGGCGAGGAATCTGGACGCCATCTGTGTCTGGGGGCCCGGTCACGGCGGGCCGGCCGTGGTGGCGAACTCCTGGCTGGAGGGCAGCTGCACCGAGACGTACCCGGACATCACGCGGGACGCGGCCGGCATGACCCGCCTCTTCCGGCAGTTCTCCTTCCCGGGCGGCATCCCCAGTCACGTCGCACCCGAGACCCCCGGGTCGATCCACGAGGGCGGCGAGCTGGGCTACTCCCTCTCGCACGCCTACGGGGCCGCGTTCGACAATGCGGGGCTCCTGGTGGCCTGCGTGATCGGCGACGGTGAGGCCGAGACCGGCCCACTGGCCGCCTCCTGGCACTCGAACAAGTTCCTCGACCCGGTACGGGACGGTGCCGTCCTGCCGATCCTGCACCTCAATGGCTACAAGATCGCCAATCCGACGGTCCTGGCCCGGATACCGGAGCCCGAACTCGACGCCCTGCTCAGGGGATACGGCCACGAGCCCCTCCATGTCACCGGGGACGACCCTCACGCCGTTCACCAGACGATGGCTCGCGCCATGGACGAGGCCCTGGACCGTATCGCCGCCTTCCAGCACGCCGCCCGCACCGGTTCCGTCATCACCGAACGCCCACGCTGGCCGGTGATCGTACTGCGCACACCCAAGGGCTGGACCGGGCCGGCCGAGGTCGACGGCCTCCCGGTGGAGGGCACCTGGCGAGCGCACCAGGTGCCGTTGCAGGCCGTACGCGAGAACCCGGACCACCTGCGGCAGTTGGAGCGATGGCTGCGCTCGTACCGGCCCGAGGAACTCTTCGACGAGCACGGACGCCCCCGGGAACAGGTCCTCGCCTGCGTCCCCGACGGCGCACACCGCCTGGGCGCCAGCCCGCACACCAACGGCGGCCTGCTGCTGCACGACCTGCCCATGCCGCCCCTGGAGCGGTTCGCCGTCCCGGTCGACAAGCCGGGCGCGACGGCGCACGAGCCGACCCGCGTCCTCGGCGACCTGCTGGCGCAGGTGATGGCCGACACGGGCGAGCGGCGCGACTTCCGGCTGGTCGGGCCGGACGAGACGGCCTCCAACCGCCTTCAGGCCGTCTACGAGGCGAGCGGCAAGGCGTGGGAGGGCCAGGTACTGCCCACGGACGAGCACCTGGAGCGCGGTGGCCGGGTGGTGGAGATCCTCTCCGAACACACCTGTCAGGGCTGGCTGGAGGGCTATCTCCTCACCGGCCGGCATGGCCTGTTCTCCTGTTACGAGGCTTTCGTCCACATCGTCGACTCCATGGCGAACCAGCACATCAAGTGGCTGCGCGTCGCCCGCCGGCTCCCCTGGCGCCGCCCGATCGCCTCCCTCAACTACCTGCTGACCTCGCACGTGTGGCGCCAGGACAGCAACGGCTTCTCACATCAGGACCCCGGTTTCGTCGACCACGTACTGAACAAGTCGCCGGAGGTCGTGCGGGTCTACTATCCGCCGGACGCCAACACCCTGCTGTGCGTCGCGGATCACGTGCTGCGCAGCCGCGACTACGTCAACGTCGTCGTCGCGGGCAAGCAGCCCTGCTTCGACTGGCTCGACCTCGACGCCGCCCGCGCGCACTGCGCCCGCGGCGCCGGCATCTGGGACTGGGCCGGCACCGAGTCCGAGCCCGGCGAGCCCGACGTGGTGCTCGCCTGCGCGGGCGACGTACCCACCCTCGAAGTGCTCGCCGCGGCCTCGCTGCTCCGTCACCACCTGCCCGAACTCGCGGTACGGGTGGTCAACGTCGTCGACGTCGCCCGGCTCTTGCCCGCGGAGGAACATCCGCACGGGATGCCCGACAGCGAGTACGACGCGCTGTTCACCCCCGACAAGCCCGTCGTCTTCGCTTACCACGGCTATCCGTGGCTCATCCACCGGCTCGCCTACCGCCGTGCCAACCACCCGCACCTGCACGTACGCGGCTACAAGGAGGAGGGCAGCACCACGACCCCGTTCGACATGGTCGTCCGCAACGACCTCGACCGGTACCGGCTGGTCATGGACGTCATCGACCGAGTGCCCGGTCTCGCGGTCCGCGCGGCTGCGCTGCGGCAGCGGATGGCCGACGTCCGTTACCGCCATCACGACTGGATCCGCGCCCATGGGGCGGACCTGCCCGAGGTCGCCGAATGGACCTGGAGTCAGTGA
- a CDS encoding DUF5994 family protein, whose translation MTLAPPPPLSSPSAVRLRLVPQPAQGHIARRIDGVWWPQSPDLASELPGLLGVLPHAWGQVTSVLVDEAVWSPFPGRLLVANQVVRLRRTTTQRSPSTVCLLAPGRGRWDLLVVPPAATNAEAGRLMESMAAVVRDRVGLGVAVR comes from the coding sequence ATGACACTCGCCCCACCGCCCCCGCTTTCCTCCCCGTCCGCCGTCCGCCTGCGCCTGGTGCCCCAGCCGGCACAGGGCCACATCGCCCGGCGCATCGACGGCGTCTGGTGGCCCCAGTCGCCCGACCTGGCGTCCGAACTGCCCGGGCTGCTCGGCGTCCTGCCGCACGCCTGGGGACAGGTCACCAGCGTCCTCGTGGATGAGGCCGTATGGTCCCCGTTCCCGGGCCGGCTGCTCGTCGCCAACCAGGTCGTACGCCTGCGCCGGACGACCACCCAGCGCTCCCCGTCCACCGTCTGCCTGCTGGCGCCCGGCCGTGGCCGGTGGGACCTGCTGGTGGTGCCGCCCGCCGCCACGAACGCGGAGGCCGGGCGGCTCATGGAGAGTATGGCCGCCGTCGTGCGGGACAGAGTGGGCTTGGGAGTCGCAGTCCGTTGA
- a CDS encoding GAF and ANTAR domain-containing protein, which produces MKEQLMARTFVELADSLVADFDLMDFLRMLTDRCVDLLDASAAGVLLADRDGVLRVMAASDERVRLLELFQLQNHEGPCLDCFHTGTTVSVPDLRDEAARWPLFTAQAQRLGFTAVQALPMRLRDEAVGALNLFHTTPAPISPAATPFAQALADVATISLLQQRTTERGTLLNEQLQTALNSRVLIEQAKGKLAERRHTDMERAFTTLRAYARAHNRRLADVARAFIDETEHLPGLSPGNS; this is translated from the coding sequence ATGAAGGAACAGCTGATGGCCCGGACGTTCGTCGAACTGGCGGACAGTCTCGTCGCCGACTTCGACCTCATGGACTTCCTGCGCATGCTCACCGACCGCTGCGTCGATCTGCTCGACGCGAGTGCGGCGGGCGTCCTGCTCGCCGACCGCGACGGAGTGCTGCGCGTCATGGCCGCCTCCGACGAACGGGTGCGCCTCCTCGAACTCTTCCAGCTCCAGAACCACGAAGGCCCCTGCCTGGACTGCTTCCACACCGGGACCACCGTCTCCGTTCCCGACCTGCGCGACGAAGCGGCGCGCTGGCCTCTGTTCACCGCCCAGGCGCAGCGCCTCGGCTTCACCGCCGTCCAGGCGCTGCCCATGCGCCTGCGCGACGAGGCCGTCGGCGCCCTCAACCTCTTCCACACCACCCCGGCGCCCATCAGCCCCGCCGCCACCCCCTTCGCACAGGCCCTCGCCGACGTCGCCACCATCAGCCTGCTGCAACAACGCACCACCGAGCGCGGCACCCTCCTCAACGAACAGCTGCAGACCGCCCTCAACAGCCGCGTCCTGATCGAACAGGCCAAGGGGAAGCTCGCCGAACGCCGCCACACGGACATGGAGCGGGCCTTCACGACGCTGCGCGCCTACGCCCGCGCCCACAACCGCCGCCTGGCGGACGTCGCCCGCGCGTTCATCGACGAAACCGAGCACCTCCCCGGTCTCAGTCCGGGAAATTCCTGA
- a CDS encoding RDD family protein, with the protein MFAPPAPWAYTPFAGHQADEGLGAGAGAPGGGPAATPVGPGSYGGIDAYGGPASGQWHVPPPAGAAYAFPTSPQPATSGGLGFLTGDAWHGVPLASWGQRAGAWFIDALAAYVPMALPLIIAVTSGNSIGAAGVVLLCLVAIGWPVGYVVIQVAGEGSTGQGLGKRLVGIRVVQASDGQVIGSGQAFGRQLLHLLDWLPSCLIVLPLGFLWPLWHNKRQTWADMLLGTVVIRSA; encoded by the coding sequence ATGTTCGCGCCGCCGGCACCGTGGGCTTACACCCCGTTCGCCGGCCATCAGGCCGACGAGGGCCTCGGCGCCGGAGCAGGGGCACCTGGCGGAGGCCCGGCGGCCACACCAGTGGGCCCAGGGTCCTACGGCGGTATCGACGCCTACGGCGGCCCGGCCTCCGGTCAGTGGCACGTTCCACCGCCTGCCGGGGCCGCCTATGCGTTCCCCACGTCTCCGCAGCCGGCGACCTCAGGCGGACTCGGGTTTCTGACCGGCGACGCATGGCACGGTGTGCCGTTGGCGAGTTGGGGACAGCGGGCCGGGGCCTGGTTCATCGACGCGTTGGCCGCATACGTACCGATGGCACTGCCGCTGATCATCGCGGTCACCTCCGGGAACTCGATCGGTGCCGCCGGAGTGGTCCTCTTGTGCCTGGTGGCCATCGGTTGGCCTGTCGGCTACGTCGTCATCCAAGTCGCGGGCGAAGGCAGTACCGGACAGGGCCTCGGCAAGCGCCTGGTGGGTATTCGTGTCGTTCAAGCGAGCGATGGCCAAGTCATCGGCAGTGGGCAGGCGTTCGGCCGCCAACTGCTGCACCTCCTCGACTGGCTACCGTCGTGCTTGATCGTTCTCCCGCTCGGGTTCCTGTGGCCCCTTTGGCACAACAAGCGGCAGACCTGGGCCGACATGCTGCTCGGCACCGTTGTGATCAGGTCCGCATGA
- a CDS encoding GAF and ANTAR domain-containing protein gives MIPASRSARIQALVAEQAALRGARVGLLDVCTAAVAALPVGGAGVSAMSRGRASHPLCSTDSVSQQLEELQLTLGEGPCVDAFVLGSSVLCTDLLAGELQRHWMVFADAALEAGARAVFAFPLQIGAISPGVLDLYSSSSVELDADEVADAMALADTATLLLLDAGISETGVPSGTGASGTDMTGTDRPDAAPFDDLGGYRAEIDQATGILMVQLGVGVEEAFIRLRAHAYARGTRISVVAADVVAHRLLFPPETTASNPQPPDARPPDEEP, from the coding sequence GTGATCCCCGCCAGCCGGTCGGCGCGGATCCAGGCTCTCGTGGCCGAGCAGGCGGCCCTGCGCGGCGCCCGGGTCGGCCTCCTCGACGTGTGTACGGCGGCGGTGGCGGCGCTGCCGGTCGGCGGGGCCGGGGTGTCCGCGATGTCCCGCGGCCGGGCGAGTCATCCGCTGTGCAGCACCGACTCCGTCAGTCAGCAGCTGGAAGAACTCCAGCTCACACTGGGCGAGGGGCCGTGCGTGGATGCCTTTGTCCTCGGATCCTCGGTCCTCTGCACCGACTTGTTGGCCGGTGAACTCCAGCGGCATTGGATGGTGTTCGCCGACGCGGCCCTGGAAGCCGGAGCCAGGGCGGTCTTCGCTTTCCCCCTACAGATCGGTGCCATCAGCCCCGGCGTACTCGACCTGTACTCCAGCAGCTCGGTCGAGCTGGACGCGGACGAGGTGGCCGATGCGATGGCCCTCGCCGACACTGCCACGCTGCTTCTGCTCGACGCCGGGATCAGCGAGACGGGTGTCCCGTCCGGCACCGGCGCCTCGGGCACCGACATGACCGGCACGGACCGGCCGGACGCCGCGCCCTTCGACGACCTGGGCGGTTACCGGGCCGAGATCGACCAGGCCACCGGCATCCTCATGGTCCAGCTCGGCGTCGGCGTCGAGGAAGCCTTTATCCGGCTGCGCGCCCACGCGTACGCCCGGGGGACACGGATCTCGGTGGTCGCCGCCGACGTGGTCGCCCACCGGCTCCTCTTCCCCCCGGAGACGACAGCGTCCAACCCGCAACCGCCGGATGCGCGGCCGCCCGACGAGGAGCCCTGA
- a CDS encoding DUF5994 family protein codes for MTATFEATLPRPTPIADHPPARLILKTDGPSRGLLDGAWWPRSRDLLRELPALTDALDPVWGRITRVAVNPEHWPVIPRKVPVNGHVVKVGWFTPEIDPHKLLLLSYGTGRWDLLIIPPETGAQSAARLMAAASEYDGPPLTASTLIAADQAGRAGSAADRPLDPDEAWEYEGGTCVTPAAVPAKAGNVSRLIIGM; via the coding sequence ATGACCGCGACCTTCGAAGCAACCCTGCCGCGGCCAACACCCATCGCGGACCACCCTCCCGCCCGCCTCATACTGAAGACGGACGGCCCCTCCCGTGGACTCCTGGACGGCGCCTGGTGGCCGCGCTCGCGTGACCTGTTGCGCGAACTGCCCGCACTGACCGACGCGCTGGACCCCGTGTGGGGCCGCATCACCCGTGTCGCCGTCAACCCCGAGCACTGGCCGGTCATCCCGCGCAAAGTTCCCGTCAACGGCCACGTCGTGAAGGTCGGCTGGTTCACGCCGGAGATCGACCCGCACAAGCTGCTGCTGCTCTCCTACGGCACCGGACGCTGGGATCTGCTCATCATCCCACCCGAGACCGGGGCGCAGTCGGCGGCCCGCCTGATGGCGGCCGCCTCCGAGTACGACGGCCCGCCGCTGACCGCGAGCACACTCATCGCCGCGGATCAGGCCGGGCGCGCAGGCTCCGCGGCCGACCGGCCACTCGATCCGGACGAGGCTTGGGAGTACGAGGGCGGTACCTGCGTGACGCCCGCAGCGGTGCCGGCAAAGGCCGGTAACGTCAGCCGCCTGATCATCGGCATGTGA
- a CDS encoding DUF5994 family protein, whose amino-acid sequence MTATIEPTIIKERPPSASARLSLTPVGPVPGLLDGAWWPRSRDLLREIPALTDALDACWGRITHVTVNPTHWLVIPRKVPVTGHTVHVGWFTDEQDPNKVILLSYTVGRLDLLVIPPETEPAAAARLMSAATVSRGIRTASGLMADEALSHDATDVQSREAVWETDGGAAIGISRSAPRR is encoded by the coding sequence ATGACCGCGACCATCGAACCTACGATCATCAAAGAGCGGCCGCCTTCGGCGTCGGCCCGGCTGTCCCTGACCCCGGTCGGCCCGGTTCCAGGTCTCCTGGACGGTGCCTGGTGGCCCCGCTCCCGTGATCTGCTCCGGGAGATCCCCGCTCTGACAGACGCACTGGACGCATGCTGGGGCCGGATCACCCACGTCACCGTGAACCCGACCCACTGGCTCGTCATCCCGCGCAAGGTGCCCGTCACCGGCCACACGGTGCATGTCGGCTGGTTCACCGACGAGCAGGACCCGAACAAAGTGATCCTCCTCTCCTACACGGTGGGCCGCCTGGACCTGCTGGTGATCCCTCCGGAGACGGAGCCGGCCGCCGCCGCCCGGCTGATGTCAGCGGCAACGGTTTCGAGAGGTATCCGCACCGCCAGCGGTCTGATGGCCGACGAGGCCCTCAGCCACGACGCGACAGATGTTCAAAGCCGGGAAGCGGTATGGGAGACCGACGGCGGAGCCGCGATCGGGATCTCGAGATCCGCCCCGAGGAGGTGA
- a CDS encoding magnesium transporter CorA family protein yields the protein MARTRLYRDGSLVEEDFPVRDISRHLEDPSTTVWLDLYRPDRAEFTAVGEELGLHELALEDALHEGQRAKLDNYRTHHFLSVYAVAVDPDGAGLTMSELAVILTPQALITVRKDAAFALDELVARWDRTPALAAHGVAFLLHGLLDHVVDGHFAAVRQLDERIEELDALIFAEGGRQIQTVQRQSYALRKSLVRLRRVVLPMREVVNALMRPDLDVVDGPLLPYYRDVYDHVLRAGEWTESLRDLVASVMETNLSVQANRMNLIMKKVTSWAAIIAVPTAITGFYGQNLPYPGFAHQSGFIVSSAVIVVASLTLYFAFKHWDWL from the coding sequence ATGGCCCGTACCCGGCTGTACCGCGACGGCTCCCTGGTCGAGGAGGACTTCCCGGTCCGGGACATCTCCCGGCATCTGGAGGACCCGTCCACCACCGTGTGGTTGGACCTGTACCGCCCGGACCGCGCCGAGTTCACGGCGGTCGGCGAGGAACTCGGCCTCCACGAGCTGGCTCTCGAGGACGCGCTGCACGAGGGACAGCGGGCGAAACTCGACAACTACCGCACCCATCACTTCCTCAGTGTCTACGCGGTCGCCGTCGACCCGGACGGCGCGGGACTGACGATGAGCGAGCTCGCGGTCATCCTCACGCCACAGGCGCTGATCACGGTCCGCAAGGACGCCGCGTTCGCCCTCGACGAGCTGGTCGCCCGCTGGGACCGTACCCCGGCTCTGGCAGCGCACGGGGTCGCCTTTCTGCTCCACGGCCTGCTCGACCATGTCGTCGACGGGCACTTCGCCGCGGTACGGCAGCTCGACGAACGTATCGAGGAACTGGACGCTCTGATCTTCGCCGAAGGCGGCCGGCAGATCCAGACCGTACAGCGCCAGTCCTACGCCCTGCGGAAATCACTGGTCCGGCTCCGTCGCGTGGTCCTGCCCATGCGGGAGGTCGTCAACGCCCTCATGCGCCCCGACCTCGACGTCGTCGACGGACCCTTGCTGCCGTACTACCGAGACGTGTACGACCACGTGCTGCGTGCCGGCGAGTGGACGGAGTCGCTGCGCGACCTGGTGGCCTCGGTGATGGAGACCAACCTGTCGGTGCAGGCGAACCGGATGAACCTGATCATGAAGAAGGTGACGAGCTGGGCCGCGATCATCGCCGTGCCCACAGCGATCACCGGCTTCTACGGACAGAACCTTCCCTATCCCGGCTTCGCACACCAGTCGGGATTCATCGTCTCCAGCGCCGTCATCGTCGTTGCCTCCCTGACGCTGTACTTCGCTTTCAAACACTGGGACTGGCTCTGA
- a CDS encoding cation-transporting P-type ATPase, whose amino-acid sequence MTTESVTTRTAELRVGDAAAEDAKAVLAALARSPDGLSGGETGEAAERLAAFGPNAVRTHHVRVLAVLGRQLRSALLILLAVTAGVSYFFGERTGAVIIAGILVLSVALGFVNEYRAEKAAQALHSRVRHTAVVVRGGPATEVDVTEWCRAMSCI is encoded by the coding sequence GTGACCACGGAGTCAGTGACCACCCGTACGGCAGAGCTGCGGGTGGGGGACGCCGCCGCCGAGGACGCGAAGGCCGTGCTGGCCGCGCTCGCGAGGAGCCCCGACGGCCTGTCGGGGGGCGAGACGGGTGAGGCGGCCGAGCGGCTCGCGGCCTTCGGGCCGAACGCCGTACGCACGCACCATGTCCGCGTCCTGGCGGTCCTCGGGCGGCAGCTGCGCAGCGCCCTGCTGATCCTGCTGGCGGTGACGGCCGGGGTCTCGTACTTCTTCGGCGAGCGGACCGGCGCGGTCATCATCGCGGGGATTCTGGTGCTGAGCGTGGCGCTGGGATTCGTGAACGAGTACCGGGCCGAGAAGGCGGCACAGGCCCTGCACTCGCGGGTGCGGCACACGGCCGTCGTGGTCCGGGGTGGCCCGGCCACCGAGGTCGACGTGACCGAGTGGTGCCGGGCGATGTCGTGCATCTGA
- a CDS encoding SPFH domain-containing protein yields the protein MGVLITVLAVCAVAGLVLLALSVRNVQQYEKGVVFRFGRLLPDIRGPGLRIIRPIGDRMRKVSVQTEVLGIPPQGSITADNVTLTVDAVVYFKVIDPVKALVNVRNYPAAVSQIAQTSLRSVIGRADLDTLLSDRDHINAELKKVMDAPTEEPWGLRIERVEIKDIALPESMMRSMSKQAEAERERRARVIAADGEFQASQRLTDAAATMADTPGALQLRLLQTVVDVSAEKNSTLVMPFPVEMLRFFEHQSRDSDGESDGRLVRRSDRHAALSAGAVIPEPATPAPALAPAVSLPGERAGSRAEVARQRRDNWPTRRDAEEALSG from the coding sequence ATGGGTGTTCTGATCACCGTGCTGGCGGTGTGCGCCGTGGCCGGGCTGGTCCTGCTCGCCCTGAGCGTGCGCAACGTCCAGCAGTACGAGAAGGGCGTGGTGTTCCGCTTCGGACGGCTGCTGCCGGACATCCGCGGGCCGGGCCTGCGGATCATCCGGCCGATCGGAGACCGGATGCGGAAGGTGTCCGTCCAGACCGAGGTCCTCGGCATCCCGCCGCAAGGATCCATCACCGCCGACAACGTGACGCTCACTGTCGACGCGGTCGTCTACTTCAAGGTCATCGACCCCGTCAAGGCCCTGGTGAACGTGCGCAACTATCCTGCCGCCGTCTCCCAGATCGCGCAGACGTCGCTCCGCTCGGTCATCGGAAGGGCCGACCTGGACACGCTGCTCTCCGACCGCGACCACATCAACGCGGAACTCAAGAAGGTGATGGACGCCCCCACCGAGGAGCCCTGGGGGCTGCGCATCGAACGCGTCGAGATCAAGGACATAGCCCTTCCGGAGTCGATGATGCGCTCGATGTCCAAGCAGGCCGAGGCCGAGCGGGAACGTCGCGCCCGGGTCATCGCCGCGGATGGGGAGTTCCAGGCGTCCCAGCGGCTGACCGACGCCGCCGCGACCATGGCCGACACCCCCGGAGCCCTCCAACTACGGCTGCTCCAGACCGTGGTGGACGTCTCCGCCGAGAAGAACAGCACCCTCGTGATGCCGTTCCCCGTGGAGATGCTCCGCTTCTTCGAGCACCAGAGCAGGGACAGCGACGGCGAGTCCGACGGACGGCTCGTGCGCCGGAGCGACCGGCACGCCGCGCTCTCCGCAGGGGCCGTGATCCCCGAGCCCGCCACCCCCGCACCGGCCCTCGCTCCGGCGGTCTCCCTGCCCGGAGAGCGGGCCGGCAGCCGTGCGGAGGTGGCCCGGCAGCGGCGGGACAACTGGCCGACGCGGCGGGACGCCGAGGAGGCACTGAGCGGCTGA
- a CDS encoding DUF5994 family protein yields the protein MKESDTPRAPGLLPDAIHRAAKPGTVLLRLRTTQSREGNFDGARWPRSRDIGAELPGLIHVLTGHLGPITRVGLDATAWDELPTRLVIDDQVVHIDSFPVGDDTVLITRGDGDHFSLLVVPPHATPDAALAAMARAVRADNVTDAAQILIATGTHQAHPIPTEDPRTGETRHEPEE from the coding sequence ATGAAAGAATCCGACACCCCTCGCGCCCCCGGGCTCCTGCCGGACGCGATCCACCGGGCCGCGAAACCCGGGACGGTACTTCTGCGGCTGCGGACGACACAATCCCGGGAAGGCAATTTCGACGGCGCGAGGTGGCCGCGTTCCCGCGACATCGGCGCGGAGTTGCCCGGCCTCATCCACGTGCTGACCGGGCACCTCGGCCCCATCACGCGTGTCGGCCTGGACGCCACCGCCTGGGATGAACTTCCCACGCGCCTGGTCATCGACGACCAGGTCGTCCATATCGACTCCTTCCCGGTCGGTGATGACACCGTCCTGATCACTCGGGGCGACGGCGACCACTTCTCCCTTCTCGTGGTCCCGCCGCACGCGACACCCGACGCCGCCCTTGCCGCGATGGCCAGGGCCGTCCGGGCCGACAACGTCACCGATGCCGCACAGATCCTCATCGCCACCGGCACTCATCAGGCACACCCGATCCCCACGGAGGACCCTCGGACCGGCGAGACACGTCACGAGCCCGAGGAATGA